The Corynebacterium suranareeae genome window below encodes:
- a CDS encoding aminopeptidase P family N-terminal domain-containing protein, with amino-acid sequence MHLSSNPAQLKELFGLDAQKSLLFSAIRLDSHPLVAPIIATIKDQDPILLVRQQEQGNIFSSGVPRDKIRFYAPWVTIDDAPLEGIEAASSLPELIKELADATPVCFSPDIAYAHYLAAQDHVQIAVESLAPKAIDVVEVEKGSVEKRFESWRRAGVEEAKKLIRGIAHLEGLEAELDQVGADSRFELLQEIATQHGLDAIYVASPPNFSEITGLAAADGASVLWSADTQSVFLFLPQGTTAPEGSQPVGSFGSVSEAVAVLIGEDKAVGVEEEFIGTALALSLTEGEIVPIQQELGHWRDVRDHEDLPFQIIAARTSVTTMENTLTWTNKRLERGEEFTELDIYAHYLEELEDYALQFTFDVEPYFTNLHSSNRMLFPGPPVDFPINAETRCIQLDAGVAVKKDGVVLGTSDMARSLPRTAAGQEAYDYFFKVVREGIIGQLRPGVICADVHEATLDYLAPQLPRMIDIGMLGADTDFNTIYRKRNVGHLMGKQESFANELRPGYKHILHHGSYGAAEIPWRYNGVAIGTEDLWYIGKDKTYILSQR; translated from the coding sequence ATGCACCTTAGTTCCAACCCAGCACAGTTGAAAGAACTCTTTGGCCTCGATGCACAAAAGAGTTTGCTGTTTTCCGCGATTCGTCTTGATTCGCATCCGCTTGTGGCACCGATTATCGCCACAATAAAAGATCAGGATCCGATTTTGTTGGTTCGCCAACAGGAGCAGGGCAATATTTTCTCCAGCGGGGTACCACGCGACAAGATCCGCTTCTACGCGCCATGGGTCACCATCGATGACGCGCCGCTCGAAGGCATTGAGGCGGCAAGTTCCTTGCCGGAACTGATTAAAGAGCTTGCCGACGCCACCCCCGTCTGTTTCTCACCCGACATCGCGTATGCACACTATCTTGCAGCGCAAGACCACGTGCAAATCGCTGTGGAATCACTTGCCCCGAAAGCGATCGATGTGGTGGAAGTGGAGAAGGGGAGCGTCGAAAAGCGTTTTGAAAGCTGGCGGCGCGCCGGCGTGGAGGAAGCCAAAAAGCTTATTCGCGGCATCGCTCATCTAGAGGGCCTGGAGGCGGAATTAGACCAGGTCGGCGCGGATAGCCGATTCGAGTTGCTGCAGGAAATTGCAACGCAGCATGGGTTGGATGCGATCTATGTGGCCTCCCCGCCGAATTTCTCGGAAATTACAGGACTGGCAGCCGCCGACGGGGCTTCTGTCCTGTGGAGTGCAGATACCCAATCAGTTTTCTTGTTCCTACCCCAAGGCACGACCGCCCCTGAAGGATCACAACCCGTTGGCTCATTCGGCTCTGTCAGTGAAGCTGTCGCGGTGCTGATCGGCGAAGACAAAGCAGTCGGAGTGGAAGAGGAATTCATTGGCACCGCCCTTGCGCTGAGCCTGACAGAAGGTGAAATCGTTCCAATCCAACAAGAACTTGGGCACTGGCGTGACGTCCGTGATCACGAAGATCTGCCATTCCAAATAATTGCAGCGCGCACCAGCGTGACAACCATGGAAAACACGTTGACCTGGACAAACAAACGGCTTGAACGCGGTGAAGAGTTCACTGAGCTGGATATTTATGCCCACTACCTTGAAGAATTGGAAGACTACGCGCTGCAATTTACCTTCGATGTTGAGCCGTATTTTACTAACCTGCACTCATCCAACAGAATGCTTTTCCCCGGTCCTCCTGTAGATTTCCCCATCAACGCAGAAACCAGGTGCATTCAGCTTGATGCCGGTGTGGCAGTGAAAAAGGATGGGGTGGTGCTGGGAACCTCCGATATGGCGCGGTCTTTGCCACGTACAGCCGCAGGCCAAGAAGCCTACGATTACTTCTTTAAAGTTGTCCGTGAAGGAATCATCGGACAGCTTCGACCAGGCGTAATTTGCGCCGATGTCCATGAAGCCACACTTGATTATCTAGCACCACAACTGCCCCGGATGATCGATATTGGAATGCTGGGTGCGGATACCGACTTCAACACCATTTACCGCAAACGCAATGTTGGACACCTCATGGGCAAACAAGAATCCTTTGCCAACGAGCTTCGACCAGGTTATAAACACATTCTCCACCACGGATCATATGGTGCGGCAGAAATCCCGTGGCGATACAACGGCGTGGCCATCGGCACGGAAGATCTTTGGTACATCGGCAAAGACAAAACCTACATTCTAAGCCAACGCTAA
- a CDS encoding cytochrome c biogenesis protein ResB yields the protein MLKTVKLYARKAWNWLTSMRTALALLFLLAIAAIPGALLPQRSLNESNVIEYIENNGKLAEFYDKIQLFDVFSSTWFTAIYMLLLISLVGCILPRSWEHYKAMRAPVVRAPRNLARLAHSGEGVVEKREEDVEKDVRKLLKGWKITEYSAEEDRAGVRSISAEKGYIREFFNLVFHLGIVGMIVTAGLGRLFYYEGHVIVVTDGDQNQQNSVFCNTATANYDSFRAGANFDGTGLTTFCFEAHDFSADYLANGQAEMFRSNISYAVGDDIQNDPETWEDYELRVNHPLRIEGDRVYLQGHGFAPTFTVTWPNGETRTQTVQWRPDDPTYFLSSGVVRFDPPAGMYPDLYERRQNQLAIQGLFAPTAQWEGENNELLTSSYPAMRDPAVAIDIYRGDNGLDTGIGQSLFSLDSSLMHSGVLQKIERVNLQVGDTVTLDDGTTVSFDGASEFANYQISRDPTQNWVLVTTVISLVSLVGSLMVRRRRIWVRLYPQENGTTRVETGGLARTDRAGWGSEYDKFHRDLLGLKEDDEDEEYFDHSD from the coding sequence ATGCTCAAAACAGTCAAGCTGTATGCACGGAAAGCGTGGAACTGGCTCACCAGCATGCGCACAGCACTGGCGTTGCTGTTTCTTTTGGCGATCGCAGCGATCCCCGGAGCACTGCTCCCGCAGCGTTCGCTTAATGAATCAAATGTCATCGAATACATCGAGAACAACGGCAAATTAGCTGAGTTCTACGACAAGATTCAGCTTTTCGACGTCTTTTCCTCCACCTGGTTTACCGCCATCTACATGCTTTTGCTGATCTCCTTGGTCGGCTGTATTCTCCCTCGAAGCTGGGAGCACTACAAAGCAATGCGCGCACCCGTGGTGCGGGCGCCGAGGAACCTCGCACGCTTGGCGCACAGCGGCGAGGGGGTCGTCGAAAAGCGTGAAGAAGACGTTGAAAAAGACGTCCGTAAACTTCTTAAAGGCTGGAAAATTACAGAATATTCCGCCGAGGAAGACCGCGCGGGAGTGCGTTCGATTTCTGCGGAAAAAGGTTATATCCGCGAATTTTTCAACCTGGTCTTCCACTTAGGCATCGTCGGCATGATCGTGACCGCCGGTTTGGGGCGACTGTTTTACTACGAGGGCCATGTCATTGTGGTGACCGACGGCGATCAAAACCAGCAGAACTCCGTGTTCTGCAACACCGCCACCGCCAACTACGATTCCTTCCGCGCCGGCGCTAACTTCGACGGCACCGGGCTGACCACGTTCTGCTTCGAGGCGCATGATTTCTCCGCAGATTACCTTGCCAACGGCCAGGCAGAAATGTTCCGCTCCAATATTTCCTATGCGGTAGGCGACGACATTCAAAACGACCCAGAGACCTGGGAAGATTACGAACTCCGCGTCAACCACCCACTCCGCATTGAAGGCGACCGCGTCTACCTCCAAGGCCACGGTTTCGCCCCAACGTTTACCGTGACCTGGCCAAATGGCGAAACCCGCACCCAGACCGTGCAGTGGCGACCAGACGATCCGACTTACTTCCTCTCCTCTGGCGTGGTGCGTTTCGATCCACCAGCTGGCATGTACCCGGATCTTTACGAACGCCGCCAAAACCAGCTGGCCATCCAGGGACTTTTCGCACCAACCGCGCAATGGGAAGGTGAAAACAATGAACTGTTGACCTCGTCTTATCCTGCGATGCGCGACCCAGCAGTTGCGATTGATATCTACCGCGGCGACAACGGCCTCGACACCGGCATCGGACAATCCCTGTTCAGCCTGGACTCCAGCCTCATGCACAGCGGCGTGCTGCAAAAAATCGAGCGCGTCAACCTCCAAGTCGGCGACACCGTCACGCTTGACGATGGCACCACCGTCTCCTTCGACGGCGCCTCCGAATTCGCCAACTACCAAATCAGCCGCGACCCAACACAAAACTGGGTGCTGGTGACCACCGTGATTTCACTGGTCTCCCTGGTTGGATCCCTGATGGTTCGACGCCGTCGCATTTGGGTACGACTCTATCCACAAGAAAACGGCACCACCCGAGTGGAAACCGGCGGACTAGCCCGCACCGACCGCGCAGGCTGGGGTAGTGAATACGACAAGTTCCACCGCGATCTGTTGGGTCTGAAGGAGGACGATGAAGACGAAGAATACTTCGACCACAGCGACTAA
- a CDS encoding ABC transporter substrate-binding protein has protein sequence MNKKKIAAFTAALAVTIPLVSSCSSGSSGDSVDIMMDVGYLPKHAPFFAAVAQGFFDEEDLDVSLMPGSGSNNTVTSVETGRVFAGFADFGVTVMNQGRGAEVRQVNLLQARSAYAAVADKASGIESWEDLKGKTVATEGAGAMVSMWPYALNQLGYSESDINVVHASSESKIPGLLAHQWDANLALAVSDAPALAALGIEPVVLNWADIGISLYGNGMVVSNETIENEPEKLERFNRALQKGFLWACENPEQTYKDFNAEVQGYEESTILLALEEQCALNWQSETTTEPFGAMSDEGVQQMIDIAQEYLGMDPSVSITPDQVYTNDFITPITQGTVIAAPTQEK, from the coding sequence ATGAACAAGAAAAAGATTGCTGCTTTTACTGCGGCACTTGCGGTGACAATTCCTCTGGTGAGTTCCTGTTCTTCTGGCTCTAGTGGAGATTCCGTGGACATCATGATGGATGTGGGATATCTGCCCAAGCATGCGCCGTTTTTCGCAGCGGTGGCACAAGGTTTTTTTGATGAAGAAGACCTTGATGTATCGCTCATGCCGGGATCTGGTTCCAATAACACGGTGACTTCTGTGGAAACGGGAAGGGTATTTGCTGGATTCGCCGATTTCGGTGTGACAGTGATGAACCAGGGTAGGGGAGCAGAGGTTCGCCAAGTAAATCTCCTTCAGGCAAGATCCGCGTATGCAGCGGTTGCTGATAAAGCCAGCGGCATTGAAAGTTGGGAAGATCTCAAAGGTAAAACGGTCGCCACCGAAGGTGCTGGGGCAATGGTGTCTATGTGGCCCTATGCATTGAATCAGTTGGGATATTCCGAAAGCGATATCAATGTTGTGCACGCATCGAGTGAATCTAAAATTCCTGGACTTTTGGCTCATCAATGGGATGCCAACCTTGCACTGGCGGTCTCTGATGCTCCAGCTCTAGCAGCATTGGGGATTGAGCCTGTGGTGCTGAACTGGGCGGATATCGGAATTTCCCTGTATGGCAACGGGATGGTGGTGTCCAACGAGACTATTGAAAATGAGCCAGAGAAGCTGGAGCGTTTCAACCGAGCTTTGCAAAAGGGATTTTTGTGGGCGTGTGAAAACCCAGAGCAAACATATAAGGATTTCAATGCTGAAGTTCAAGGGTATGAGGAATCAACCATCCTCCTTGCGTTGGAAGAACAGTGCGCACTGAATTGGCAAAGCGAAACCACCACTGAGCCTTTTGGGGCCATGAGTGATGAGGGTGTGCAGCAAATGATCGATATTGCGCAGGAATACCTCGGAATGGATCCGTCGGTGAGTATTACGCCGGATCAGGTTTATACCAATGATTTCATCACCCCAATTACACAAGGCACTGTCATTGCAGCGCCAACCCAAGAGAAATAG
- a CDS encoding RidA family protein, producing the protein MTDFATHLHSLGIELPDLPAPAYSYVPFSRHGDTLYLSGQISRNAAGDILEGRVGEDASIEDGIYAAEVATINLLARIQQAIGLDNVAQILKLNVWVNSTDEFIQQPLVADGASQLLEKVFGEAGKHARTALPTHTLPQGALVELDAVVAIK; encoded by the coding sequence ATGACAGATTTTGCCACGCACCTTCACAGCTTAGGCATTGAATTACCTGATCTGCCTGCGCCTGCATACTCGTATGTGCCATTTAGCCGCCACGGTGACACGTTGTATCTTTCGGGGCAAATTTCCAGAAATGCAGCGGGAGATATCTTGGAGGGGCGAGTTGGTGAAGACGCCTCCATCGAAGATGGCATTTATGCCGCCGAAGTTGCCACCATCAACCTTTTAGCGCGGATCCAACAAGCCATCGGGCTGGACAACGTTGCTCAAATACTCAAGCTCAACGTGTGGGTCAACAGCACGGATGAGTTTATTCAACAACCACTAGTTGCCGATGGCGCATCACAACTTTTAGAAAAAGTATTCGGTGAAGCCGGCAAACACGCACGAACTGCGTTGCCCACGCACACTCTTCCCCAAGGAGCATTAGTGGAACTAGACGCCGTGGTGGCTATTAAGTAG
- the ccsB gene encoding c-type cytochrome biogenesis protein CcsB, whose amino-acid sequence MPVNQTYAQFSDTAFVSAYIIYVLALILSLVYYVKQQGIIDAHREQKRVSELVGTGGSADLPDDIADGVLADDDLTQREESARKLANMTQSLMWLGVMVHLVSVVMRALSASRFPFGNLYEYILVVTLFAMIGAVLILQRPQFRVIWPWILTPMLALLFYGGTQLYSDAAPVVPALQSFWFPIHVSSVSIGASIGIVSGIASLLYLLRMWQPKGKEHGFFGAVAKPLPSGKTLDNLAYKTAIWTVPIFGLGIILGAIWAEAAWGRFWGWDPKETVSFITWVLYAGYLHARATAGWRNTNAAWINILALATMIFNLFFINMVVSGLHSYAGLN is encoded by the coding sequence ATGCCCGTCAACCAAACGTATGCGCAGTTCTCCGACACTGCCTTCGTATCGGCGTATATCATCTACGTTCTGGCGCTAATCCTTTCCCTTGTCTACTACGTTAAACAACAAGGCATTATCGACGCCCACCGCGAGCAAAAACGCGTGAGCGAACTCGTGGGCACGGGCGGCAGCGCGGACCTTCCCGATGATATCGCCGACGGCGTGCTTGCCGACGACGACCTCACCCAACGCGAAGAAAGCGCCCGCAAACTAGCCAACATGACCCAATCCCTCATGTGGCTTGGCGTCATGGTCCACCTAGTGTCTGTAGTGATGCGCGCACTTTCTGCCAGCCGATTCCCCTTTGGCAACCTGTACGAATACATCCTCGTGGTCACACTATTCGCCATGATTGGTGCTGTACTAATCCTGCAGCGACCACAATTCCGCGTCATCTGGCCATGGATCCTCACCCCGATGCTGGCACTGCTTTTCTACGGTGGAACCCAGCTCTATTCCGATGCAGCACCTGTTGTCCCAGCTCTGCAGTCCTTCTGGTTCCCGATCCACGTTTCCTCAGTATCCATCGGTGCGTCCATCGGTATCGTCTCCGGCATTGCCTCCTTGCTATACCTGCTGCGCATGTGGCAGCCAAAGGGTAAAGAGCACGGCTTCTTCGGTGCGGTGGCAAAACCACTTCCATCCGGAAAAACCCTGGATAACCTGGCATACAAAACCGCCATCTGGACAGTTCCAATCTTCGGACTCGGCATCATCCTGGGAGCTATCTGGGCCGAAGCAGCATGGGGTCGCTTCTGGGGTTGGGATCCTAAAGAGACAGTTTCCTTCATTACCTGGGTTCTTTACGCCGGCTACCTGCACGCACGTGCTACTGCTGGTTGGCGAAATACCAACGCAGCATGGATCAATATCCTCGCGTTAGCGACAATGATTTTCAATCTTTTCTTCATCAACATGGTGGTCTCTGGCCTGCACTCCTACGCTGGACTGAACTAA
- a CDS encoding DUF4229 domain-containing protein, with product MSESNSPNPQAHQAPELDPELQKAARKNVLIYGLARLLLFGVLTLIIHGLALLISAPVPLVMSAMLALIVAFPLSMLIFSKQRSNATLAVSQWDAQRKAHKEWVRNELADR from the coding sequence GTGAGTGAGTCCAATAGCCCCAACCCCCAGGCACACCAAGCGCCAGAATTAGATCCAGAACTACAAAAAGCAGCCCGCAAAAATGTCCTCATTTATGGTCTTGCGCGACTGCTGCTTTTCGGAGTGCTCACCTTGATTATTCACGGCTTAGCTCTACTTATTAGCGCACCAGTGCCGCTCGTGATGTCCGCGATGCTAGCCCTCATTGTGGCTTTCCCGCTGTCCATGCTGATCTTTAGCAAACAGCGCAGCAATGCCACCTTGGCGGTATCTCAGTGGGATGCTCAACGCAAGGCTCATAAGGAATGGGTCCGAAACGAATTGGCGGATCGTTAA
- a CDS encoding ABC transporter ATP-binding protein yields the protein MSTTSAISVKNVGVTFHSRDGAENKVLEGVDFDVAPGEFVSIVGQSGSGKTTLLKTISGLQQATAGEVLVNGKPIAEQVEDIAMVFQAPVLLPWRNNLNNVLLPLEFRGSRTKESMDRAYQLLEMAGLKGKETRYSYELSGGMQQRVAICRALVSNPKLLLMDEPFGALDAMTRDSMNFELQKIWMREKCSVLFVTHSISEAVWLGDRVIIVGDRPGHIVADIKIDIPRPRAKEHRFSDVFSDYVAEIESFIGVTAGIS from the coding sequence ATGTCTACTACAAGTGCAATTTCAGTCAAAAATGTTGGAGTTACGTTTCATTCCAGAGACGGAGCCGAAAACAAAGTGCTGGAAGGCGTGGACTTCGATGTTGCGCCGGGAGAGTTTGTCTCCATCGTGGGGCAGTCGGGAAGTGGAAAAACCACGCTGCTGAAAACAATTTCTGGCTTGCAGCAAGCAACCGCGGGTGAGGTGTTGGTCAATGGAAAACCCATCGCGGAGCAGGTGGAAGATATCGCAATGGTTTTCCAAGCGCCGGTGCTGTTGCCGTGGCGCAATAATTTGAACAACGTGTTGTTGCCGCTGGAGTTTAGGGGATCGCGGACGAAGGAATCGATGGATCGCGCGTATCAGCTACTGGAGATGGCGGGTCTAAAAGGTAAAGAAACTCGCTACTCCTATGAGTTGAGTGGCGGTATGCAGCAGCGAGTAGCTATTTGTCGAGCACTTGTGTCGAACCCAAAGTTGTTGCTGATGGATGAACCTTTCGGTGCTCTCGATGCGATGACCAGGGATTCTATGAACTTTGAGTTGCAGAAGATTTGGATGCGTGAAAAGTGCAGCGTCCTTTTTGTCACGCACAGCATTTCTGAAGCGGTGTGGCTTGGGGATCGCGTGATCATCGTCGGTGATCGTCCAGGGCACATTGTTGCTGATATCAAGATCGATATTCCACGCCCTCGCGCCAAGGAGCATCGATTCTCTGATGTGTTTTCAGATTACGTTGCAGAGATCGAATCCTTCATCGGCGTGACCGCAGGCATTAGCTAA
- a CDS encoding ABC transporter permease → MTSAATEAVVKKPLIPRSSLVIAIKAIIGITGLFVAWELIVLITNPPRFLLVGPSAAFAELFNRPGYFASNAWVTLQEALAGFVLGTALGVLCGAALHYFPAVRTFLYPALVAIDTIPKVALAPLFIVWFGFGFESKVFVAMAIAFFPLVINTFDGLSSVPHELKELARINKATTWQRLTKIEFIYAVPSIFSGMKISISLAVGGAVVGEFISGSKGLGYVILLANSQVDLASMFAAFIVLAAISLTLFYVVDLAAKRLVPWKTYAK, encoded by the coding sequence ATGACAAGCGCTGCCACTGAAGCAGTTGTAAAAAAGCCACTGATTCCCCGCAGTTCGCTTGTCATAGCAATCAAAGCAATTATCGGAATCACGGGTTTATTTGTTGCGTGGGAATTAATCGTATTAATCACCAACCCACCTCGATTCCTGCTTGTCGGACCAAGCGCCGCGTTTGCAGAGTTATTTAACAGGCCCGGCTATTTCGCATCCAATGCGTGGGTGACTTTGCAGGAAGCACTCGCTGGTTTCGTGCTCGGTACTGCACTTGGAGTGTTGTGCGGAGCTGCGCTTCACTATTTCCCAGCGGTTCGTACTTTTCTTTACCCAGCGTTAGTGGCGATCGATACGATCCCAAAGGTCGCGCTAGCACCACTGTTTATCGTGTGGTTTGGATTCGGATTTGAGTCCAAGGTCTTTGTGGCAATGGCGATCGCGTTCTTCCCGCTAGTTATCAATACTTTTGATGGATTATCGTCCGTGCCTCATGAGCTGAAAGAGCTGGCTCGAATCAACAAGGCGACCACGTGGCAGCGATTGACCAAGATCGAATTCATTTATGCCGTGCCGTCGATATTCTCCGGCATGAAGATCTCTATTTCCCTGGCTGTCGGAGGTGCTGTGGTTGGTGAGTTCATTTCAGGATCAAAGGGTCTTGGTTATGTGATTTTGTTGGCCAACAGCCAGGTTGATTTGGCCAGCATGTTCGCTGCATTTATCGTGCTAGCCGCAATTTCTCTCACACTGTTTTATGTGGTGGATCTGGCTGCTAAACGCCTTGTGCCGTGGAAAACCTACGCAAAATAA
- a CDS encoding 1,4-dihydroxy-2-naphthoate polyprenyltransferase — translation MSHTEPQPTSATFSDWIQGARPHTWANAFAPVIAGSGVAAFHGGFVWWKALLALIVAWALIIGVNYANDYSDGIRGTDEDRTGPLRLTGSGLAAPKKVKAAAFISFGVAGIAGTALSLLSAWWLIIIGIICVLGAWFYTGGKNPYGYRGLGEVAVFVFFGLVAVLGTQFTQAGFVSWVGVAAAVGVGSMSAGVNLANNIRDIPTDRESGKITLAVRLGDAGARRLFLALISTPFIMSICLAFVAWPALIAIIVFPLALKAAKPIRAHATGKDLIPVIGATGRSMALWAVLTGLALALS, via the coding sequence ATGTCTCACACCGAACCTCAACCAACTTCTGCAACTTTTTCTGATTGGATTCAAGGCGCTCGCCCACATACCTGGGCTAATGCTTTTGCTCCGGTTATTGCTGGTTCTGGCGTTGCAGCGTTTCATGGTGGTTTTGTGTGGTGGAAGGCCCTGCTGGCGTTGATAGTGGCGTGGGCTTTGATCATCGGTGTGAATTACGCCAACGATTATTCAGATGGTATTCGTGGCACTGATGAGGATCGCACCGGCCCGCTGCGCCTTACTGGTTCTGGCTTGGCTGCACCGAAGAAGGTGAAGGCTGCTGCATTTATCTCTTTTGGTGTGGCAGGGATTGCCGGCACCGCACTGAGCCTTTTGAGCGCATGGTGGCTGATCATCATCGGAATCATCTGTGTGCTGGGTGCGTGGTTTTACACCGGTGGTAAGAATCCTTATGGGTACCGCGGGTTGGGTGAGGTCGCGGTGTTTGTTTTCTTTGGTTTGGTTGCGGTGTTGGGTACGCAATTCACCCAGGCGGGTTTTGTGAGTTGGGTTGGTGTGGCAGCTGCAGTCGGTGTGGGTTCCATGTCTGCTGGGGTGAATTTGGCTAACAATATCCGTGATATCCCAACGGATCGTGAGTCTGGAAAGATCACTCTCGCTGTCCGCTTGGGGGATGCTGGTGCACGCAGGCTGTTTCTTGCGTTGATTTCCACGCCGTTTATCATGTCGATTTGCTTGGCGTTTGTTGCCTGGCCGGCGCTCATCGCGATCATTGTTTTCCCGCTGGCTTTAAAAGCTGCGAAGCCGATCCGTGCTCATGCCACGGGCAAGGATCTGATTCCCGTTATCGGCGCTACGGGGCGCTCCATGGCGTTGTGGGCCGTGCTGACCGGCCTGGCCTTGGCGTTGAGCTAA
- a CDS encoding ArsR/SmtB family transcription factor, which translates to MTSVIPSRADSVSEPRFAPLKSVPRRITDIAENASDFYKALGDTTRLEILYLIYTTKNARVSANALARTLKISAPTVTHHMKKLISANLVTREQCGKWAYFSIHAAHVDTVAEIFAR; encoded by the coding sequence ATGACCTCCGTTATCCCCTCTCGCGCAGACAGCGTTTCCGAGCCACGTTTTGCGCCCCTAAAATCCGTACCCCGCAGGATCACGGACATCGCCGAAAACGCCAGCGATTTTTATAAGGCGTTGGGCGATACCACTCGCTTGGAAATTTTGTATCTGATTTACACCACTAAAAATGCGCGGGTGAGCGCAAATGCGCTGGCACGGACGTTAAAGATCTCGGCACCTACGGTAACCCACCACATGAAAAAGCTCATTTCGGCCAATTTGGTTACCCGTGAGCAATGTGGAAAGTGGGCATATTTCAGCATCCATGCCGCACATGTGGACACGGTTGCTGAAATTTTCGCCCGCTAG